A single Candidatus Woesearchaeota archaeon DNA region contains:
- a CDS encoding TCP-1/cpn60 chaperonin family protein, translated as MTNQVQPIFILPEGTQRTTGRNAQRNNIAAAKLVAEAVRTTLGPKGMDKMIVDSLGDVTVTNDGVTILQEMQIEHPAAKMLVEVAKTQENEVGDGTTTAAILAGELLKKAEQLLDMDIHPTVLSKGYGIAAEKAQEILKELAVDIETNDKEILKMIASTAMNGKGAAVAKNKLAEIAVNAIIKITEVIDGKKSVIIDNIKIEKKVGSGVENTELIEGIILDKERVHSGMPTLVRNAKIALIDSAIEVRSTETDAKIQINDPSQIQAFLDQEEKMLRNMVEKVANSGANVVICQKGIDDIAQHYLAKKGIYAVRRAKKSDIEKLARATGAKIVTNLDDLTPAELGKSGIVEEKKVGDEQMTFVRECINPKAVTILVRGGTEHVIDEVKRALDDSIGVLASAIRNGKVVAGGGAIEIELAKKLRYFADSLSGREQLAVNAFADAIEVIPRTLAENAGLDPIDMITGLKAAHDRGQKWAGVDVFNGKVTDSWADGIIEPLQIKTQAVQSAAEVAIMILRIDDVIAGASGGAQQGMPPGGMGGMPPGMGGMM; from the coding sequence ATGACAAATCAGGTTCAACCAATATTTATTTTACCCGAGGGTACACAAAGGACAACTGGCAGAAATGCCCAAAGAAATAACATTGCCGCAGCTAAATTAGTAGCTGAAGCGGTACGCACAACCCTAGGTCCTAAAGGAATGGACAAGATGATTGTTGATTCGCTAGGTGATGTGACAGTAACAAATGATGGGGTAACAATATTACAGGAAATGCAAATTGAACACCCAGCAGCTAAAATGTTGGTTGAAGTTGCAAAAACTCAAGAAAATGAAGTTGGAGATGGCACAACTACGGCAGCAATTCTTGCTGGCGAATTGCTAAAAAAAGCTGAACAATTATTAGATATGGACATTCATCCAACTGTACTCTCAAAAGGTTACGGCATTGCAGCTGAGAAAGCCCAAGAAATATTAAAAGAACTTGCAGTAGATATTGAAACAAACGATAAAGAAATTCTAAAAATGATTGCTTCAACTGCAATGAACGGCAAAGGTGCAGCAGTTGCAAAAAATAAACTTGCAGAAATAGCAGTTAATGCAATCATAAAAATCACTGAAGTAATTGATGGCAAAAAAAGCGTTATAATCGATAATATCAAAATTGAAAAGAAAGTTGGTTCCGGCGTAGAAAATACTGAATTAATTGAAGGCATCATACTTGACAAAGAAAGAGTGCATTCAGGCATGCCAACATTAGTAAGGAATGCAAAAATCGCGTTAATTGATTCGGCTATTGAAGTTAGATCAACCGAAACTGATGCAAAAATACAAATAAATGATCCGTCACAAATACAAGCATTCCTTGATCAGGAAGAAAAAATGTTGCGTAACATGGTTGAAAAAGTGGCAAACTCCGGCGCTAACGTTGTTATATGCCAAAAGGGCATTGACGATATTGCGCAGCATTACCTTGCAAAGAAAGGAATATACGCAGTAAGGAGAGCCAAAAAATCAGATATTGAAAAATTAGCTAGAGCGACAGGTGCTAAGATTGTTACCAATCTTGACGATTTGACGCCGGCAGAACTGGGGAAATCGGGTATAGTGGAAGAAAAGAAAGTTGGTGACGAACAAATGACTTTTGTGCGAGAATGTATCAACCCCAAAGCTGTTACAATTCTCGTCAGGGGTGGCACTGAGCATGTAATTGATGAAGTAAAGAGAGCGTTAGATGATTCAATCGGAGTACTTGCTTCAGCAATTAGAAATGGTAAAGTTGTAGCTGGCGGCGGAGCAATTGAGATCGAACTTGCTAAAAAATTAAGATATTTTGCAGATTCATTATCAGGCAGAGAACAGCTTGCAGTTAATGCTTTTGCGGATGCTATTGAAGTAATACCAAGGACATTAGCTGAAAATGCCGGCCTAGATCCAATTGATATGATAACTGGATTAAAAGCTGCGCATGATAGGGGACAAAAATGGGCCGGTGTTGATGTATTCAACGGCAAAGTTACAGACTCATGGGCTGACGGGATAATCGAACCTTTACAGATTAAAACTCAGGCAGTACAATCCGCGGCTGAAGTTGCTATAATGATATTAAGAATTGATGATGTTATAGCTGGAGCTTCCGGTGGCGCGCAACAGGGAATGCCACCTGGCGGGATGGGTGGAATGCCTCCTGGAATGGGCGGTATGATGTAA
- a CDS encoding undecaprenyl-diphosphate phosphatase, with amino-acid sequence MDLFQAVILGIVQGIAEWLPISSEGVNSLILIYFFNSSLTDAVYLSIWLHSGTLLAAVVFFRKQILKLLKNLRHYSFKETPYNNLTNFLVASTIVTGIIGLPILLFGLDKLDFNGNLATAFIGILLIITGFLQLFIKNQTLKKLPTTFDGILAGFVQPFAGLPGLSRSGLTVSVLIFRGYNPETALSLSFLMSIPAVFGAEIVLILLDKVTFSYYLLLAMVFSFIIGLFTLNFLTQFAKKFNFGYFCILLGLISFTPLIL; translated from the coding sequence ATGGATTTATTTCAAGCAGTTATCTTAGGAATTGTGCAAGGCATAGCGGAGTGGTTACCGATTAGCTCTGAGGGGGTTAATTCACTGATTCTGATTTATTTCTTTAATTCATCATTAACAGATGCAGTATATTTGTCAATCTGGCTTCATTCAGGGACTTTACTTGCGGCAGTTGTGTTTTTTAGAAAACAAATATTAAAATTGTTAAAGAATCTTAGACATTATTCTTTTAAAGAAACTCCTTATAATAATTTGACAAACTTTTTAGTTGCTTCAACAATTGTAACTGGGATTATTGGTTTGCCAATATTACTTTTCGGTTTGGATAAATTAGATTTTAATGGTAATTTAGCAACAGCATTTATCGGAATTTTGTTAATTATCACCGGCTTTTTACAATTATTCATAAAAAACCAAACTCTCAAAAAATTACCAACTACTTTTGATGGAATCTTGGCAGGTTTTGTGCAACCTTTTGCAGGGCTTCCGGGATTGAGCAGATCTGGTTTAACTGTGTCAGTTTTAATATTTAGAGGCTATAATCCTGAAACTGCATTATCATTAAGTTTTCTTATGTCAATCCCTGCAGTGTTTGGTGCAGAAATTGTTTTAATATTATTAGACAAAGTAACTTTCAGTTATTATTTGTTGCTTGCAATGGTGTTTTCTTTTATAATTGGATTATTTACTCTTAATTTTCTTACTCAGTTTGCAAAGAAATTTAACTTTGGATATTTTTGTATTTTATTAGGTTTAATTTCATTTACACCGCTAATTTTATAA
- a CDS encoding ATP-dependent helicase, whose translation MITFKDKPDSAAVLKKLLNPIISNWFFKKFKDFSLPQLYGVSEIHSRNNILVSAPTGATKTLTGFLSVLNELIDSAEKGKLEDRVYCVYISPLKALNNDIKKNLVEPLQQMEELEKKQFPIRISVRTGDTPQSERAKMLKNPPHILITTPESLSILLSSPKFRDKLNNVEWCIIDEIHALADNKRGVHLSLTMEKLQRLSPGMARVGLSATVSPLEEVAQFLVGVKRSCKIVDVQFIKELDLQVISPVPDLVNIDYQTLSKKTYDLIDKLIHEHKTTLIFTNTRAGTERVVHHLKDKFPQKYSEIKEGSPDEVSSLIGAHHGSLSKEHRLNIEESLRKGKLKAVVCSTSLELGIDIGYIDLVILLGSPKSVARALQRVGRSGHQLHSITKGRIIVMDRDDLVECSVLLKNAVEKKIDRIHIPSNCLDVLAQQIYGFAIDEVIETKELYRLVKQSYCYRDLSMDDFIEVIYYLSGKFISLEDRHVYGKIWFEEGKIGRRGKMARVLYMTNIGTIPDQHGIVVKIGTQSIGTVDEGFLEKLKSGDIFVLGGNTYQFKFARGMVAQVNAAQGKTPTVPSWVSEMLPLSFDLGTEIQRFRGLMQDQFNSKVNKKEILQFIHKYLYVDEVAAEAIYSYMYDQYLFIGIPNLRWLLIENYNDGQKKYSIFHSNFGRRVNDVLARAVAFVIFRTQHRDVEVGIRDNGFYVASDKPINPLKAFEMLKSKELRKLMDLAIEKSEVLRRRFRHCAGRSLMILRNYMGRKKNVGRQQVSSMILLNAVRRISPNFSILKEARREVLEDLMDIGNAVKVLELVEEKKIKVTEQSTKIPSPFSFNIIAQGYADLFKVDERVDFLRKMHGLVKAQIGLNMKKTTKSE comes from the coding sequence ATGATAACATTTAAAGATAAACCTGACAGCGCAGCGGTATTAAAAAAGCTTTTGAATCCTATAATCAGTAATTGGTTCTTCAAGAAATTTAAAGATTTTTCATTGCCGCAGTTATATGGGGTTTCAGAGATACATTCAAGAAATAATATTCTAGTTTCAGCGCCGACAGGCGCAACTAAAACATTGACGGGTTTTTTATCTGTGCTTAACGAATTAATTGATTCTGCTGAAAAAGGAAAATTGGAAGATAGGGTTTATTGTGTTTATATCTCGCCATTGAAAGCGCTAAACAATGATATAAAAAAGAATTTAGTTGAACCATTGCAACAGATGGAAGAGTTAGAAAAAAAACAATTCCCTATCCGAATTTCCGTGCGTACAGGTGATACCCCCCAAAGCGAAAGAGCTAAGATGTTGAAAAATCCGCCCCATATTTTAATTACTACGCCGGAATCACTGTCTATTCTGCTGTCTTCTCCAAAGTTTAGGGATAAACTTAACAATGTAGAGTGGTGCATTATCGATGAAATTCATGCATTGGCAGATAACAAGAGGGGTGTGCACTTATCGTTAACAATGGAAAAACTTCAGAGGCTTTCTCCAGGTATGGCAAGGGTTGGTTTAAGCGCAACGGTTTCGCCTTTAGAAGAAGTTGCTCAATTTTTAGTAGGGGTTAAACGTTCATGTAAAATTGTTGATGTGCAGTTTATTAAAGAACTGGATTTGCAAGTAATAAGTCCAGTGCCGGATCTAGTCAATATTGATTATCAAACATTATCAAAGAAAACATATGATCTTATTGATAAATTAATACATGAGCATAAAACTACTCTCATTTTTACAAACACAAGGGCGGGGACTGAAAGAGTCGTGCATCATTTGAAAGACAAATTCCCGCAAAAATATTCAGAGATCAAAGAAGGTTCGCCAGACGAAGTTTCATCTTTAATTGGGGCACATCATGGCTCACTTTCAAAAGAACATAGATTGAATATTGAAGAAAGTTTAAGAAAAGGCAAACTGAAAGCAGTTGTATGTTCGACTTCTTTAGAGTTGGGCATTGACATAGGTTACATTGATCTTGTGATTTTATTAGGTTCACCGAAAAGCGTTGCAAGAGCTTTGCAACGCGTGGGCCGGTCAGGGCATCAGTTGCATTCTATCACAAAAGGAAGAATAATTGTAATGGATCGTGACGATCTTGTAGAATGTTCCGTTTTATTAAAAAATGCAGTAGAAAAAAAAATTGACAGAATACATATCCCCTCTAATTGTTTAGATGTGCTTGCGCAGCAAATTTATGGGTTTGCGATTGACGAAGTTATTGAAACTAAAGAACTTTATAGGTTAGTTAAACAATCATATTGTTACAGAGACTTGTCAATGGACGATTTTATAGAGGTTATTTATTATTTGTCAGGTAAATTTATTTCGCTGGAGGATAGGCACGTTTATGGAAAAATTTGGTTTGAAGAAGGCAAAATCGGCAGACGCGGTAAAATGGCTCGGGTTCTTTACATGACAAACATCGGCACTATTCCGGATCAGCATGGCATTGTCGTAAAGATTGGAACGCAAAGTATTGGCACAGTTGATGAAGGTTTTCTTGAGAAATTAAAATCCGGCGATATTTTTGTTTTAGGGGGGAATACTTACCAGTTTAAATTTGCGCGTGGAATGGTTGCGCAGGTAAACGCTGCCCAAGGTAAAACTCCTACAGTTCCGAGTTGGGTATCAGAAATGTTGCCTTTGTCATTTGACCTTGGCACTGAAATTCAAAGGTTTAGGGGGTTGATGCAAGACCAGTTTAATAGCAAAGTAAATAAAAAAGAGATATTACAATTTATTCATAAGTATCTTTATGTAGATGAAGTTGCAGCAGAAGCGATTTATAGTTATATGTATGATCAATATCTTTTTATTGGGATCCCCAATCTCCGGTGGCTGCTTATTGAAAATTATAATGATGGTCAAAAAAAGTATAGCATATTTCATTCTAATTTTGGCAGAAGGGTTAATGATGTGCTTGCAAGAGCAGTTGCATTTGTAATTTTTAGAACTCAACATAGAGATGTTGAAGTTGGTATCCGCGATAATGGATTTTATGTTGCCTCTGACAAACCAATTAACCCGTTGAAAGCCTTTGAAATGTTGAAGTCAAAAGAATTAAGAAAGCTAATGGATCTTGCAATTGAAAAATCTGAGGTACTAAGAAGAAGGTTTAGACATTGCGCAGGGAGATCGCTGATGATTTTAAGGAACTATATGGGCAGAAAGAAAAATGTTGGAAGGCAGCAAGTAAGTTCTATGATTCTTTTAAATGCCGTGAGGCGGATTTCCCCTAATTTCTCCATCTTGAAAGAAGCACGGAGAGAAGTACTTGAAGACTTGATGGACATTGGAAATGCCGTTAAAGTTTTGGAACTTGTGGAAGAAAAAAAAATTAAAGTAACTGAACAATCTACAAAAATCCCATCCCCATTTTCATTCAACATAATCGCGCAAGGTTACGCTGACTTGTTCAAAGTAGATGAGCGGGTTGATTTTTTAAGAAAAATGCACGGATTGGTTAAAGCGCAGATTGGGCTGAATATGAAGAAAACTACTAAATCTGAATAG
- a CDS encoding DMT family transporter has protein sequence MVELINLLVPLIAVFTGAANLIWSRIVLVRHKVNFHKFLPITFILASLFMLPFLGFIENFSMRMLEPINISLMMGLIFVAYMYNFFFFKGFGHETLCEVEFLMLLVPLFAISLAFFIFPSERLLLPLFLGIIATIVLAWSHFYHGHIEFTKNSKYILLSILFLAIEYMFVKQLLGLYNPFTLYFVRTFFLTILFNLLFPVKFKEIPRKSWKYLVAGVMAFVIQYVATFTSVEFNGIVVTNLIMNLLPVTVFTYAYFIYKDNPGWKKIVAGIVILSCILIIQIYG, from the coding sequence ATGGTAGAATTAATTAATTTATTGGTTCCGCTGATTGCAGTTTTCACTGGGGCTGCTAATTTAATTTGGAGCCGGATTGTTTTAGTTAGGCATAAAGTTAATTTTCATAAATTTTTGCCGATTACTTTTATTTTAGCCAGTCTTTTCATGTTGCCATTCTTAGGTTTTATAGAAAATTTTTCAATGCGCATGCTTGAACCAATAAACATTTCTTTAATGATGGGTTTAATATTTGTAGCATACATGTACAATTTTTTTTTCTTTAAGGGATTTGGGCATGAAACTTTATGTGAAGTAGAATTTTTAATGTTACTTGTTCCATTGTTTGCGATAAGTTTAGCATTTTTTATTTTTCCTTCTGAAAGATTATTATTGCCTCTTTTTTTGGGCATCATAGCAACAATTGTTTTGGCATGGTCACATTTTTATCATGGCCATATAGAATTTACTAAAAATTCGAAATATATATTGTTATCAATTTTGTTTCTTGCCATTGAATATATGTTTGTTAAACAATTACTTGGCTTGTATAATCCGTTTACACTTTATTTTGTGCGGACATTTTTTCTAACTATTTTATTTAATTTATTATTCCCTGTGAAATTTAAAGAGATACCTCGAAAGTCTTGGAAGTACTTGGTTGCAGGGGTGATGGCTTTCGTAATTCAATATGTTGCAACTTTTACAAGTGTTGAATTTAACGGGATTGTAGTCACGAATTTAATAATGAACTTATTGCCTGTTACGGTTTTCACCTACGCATACTTTATTTATAAAGATAATCCGGGCTGGAAAAAGATTGTTGCCGGCATTGTAATTCTTAGTTGTATCCTTATTATTCAAATTTACGGTTAA